The Parafrankia discariae nucleotide sequence GAGTACGAGCTGTTCGGGGAGGGAACTGCCGGCGGTGAGGGCGTCATCTGGCGTGCTCGCTACCGGGGGGCTTTGACGTCGCCCGTACCGCGGGCAATCAAGCTGCTGAACCGGCCTCCCGGGCTACACGACGAGTGGCCGTCGCAGAGCGACATGCGGCGGTGGAGAGATCAGATCGTCCTCCTGAACCACCTGCAGCTCGACCACCTGGTGCAGGTATTCGAGCTCTTTCGAGGCGCGCCACCGCATCCTTCTGGAACCGCGCAGGCACGCGCTGACGTCACCTACGTCGCGATGGAGTGGGTCGAAGGACCGACCCTCGACCAACTTGCGCGAGGAGAGCCGGCCACCCGCCGCCTGCTCGCCGGGCGGCTGGAGTACGTCCTGCACGTCGCGCAGACGCTCGCAGGGCTGCACTCGCTCAGCAGATCGGCCGGCAATCCGAGCCTTCACCGGGATGTGAAGCCGACGAACTGCATCGTCCACCGGGAGCGCGGCGTCGTGCTCATTGACCTGAGCACCATGCGCCTGCTCGCCGACGGCTACGACAGGCTCGGCATGGTCAGCCACGACTACGCCGCCCCGGAGGTGCTCCGGTATCCGCACGCACCGCGTGCGCCGTCCGCCGACCTGTACTCGCTTGGCGGGCTGGCCGTGTTCTGCCTGCTCGGCGAGAACCCACCCGCCGCGTCAGCCGCCACCGTGCCCGTTCTCCGGCAGCGCATCGCCGTGGTCGGACGACAGGCAGGCGTGCCCGACCCGGACGCCTTTGCGGCGCATCTGGTGGCGATGCTCAGCGCGGAACCGGAACGCCGTCCCCAGGACGGTGTGGCCTGGGCCAGAAGCCTCATCGAGCTCGCCGCCACAGCTCCCACCGCGCCCCGCCG carries:
- a CDS encoding serine/threonine protein kinase, translating into MTTDDAERPTAGRPLVPSDAAHAERANGLHVGPPEAPDEYELFGEGTAGGEGVIWRARYRGALTSPVPRAIKLLNRPPGLHDEWPSQSDMRRWRDQIVLLNHLQLDHLVQVFELFRGAPPHPSGTAQARADVTYVAMEWVEGPTLDQLARGEPATRRLLAGRLEYVLHVAQTLAGLHSLSRSAGNPSLHRDVKPTNCIVHRERGVVLIDLSTMRLLADGYDRLGMVSHDYAAPEVLRYPHAPRAPSADLYSLGGLAVFCLLGENPPAASAATVPVLRQRIAVVGRQAGVPDPDAFAAHLVAMLSAEPERRPQDGVAWARSLIELAATAPTAPRRAIASRLAAALVPRRGRRLILGLGVVALGAFVALGPVGLWPDAQRGDRSGAVAVSGGPVTPVPGSSAPGADSVGRSSSDAAVTPTGMITSPGEDARVAQCSYFSGTAQIPSGSTLVLTMANLSNGQPEKYVEYVFGWDEPATTWSWRGAQYFGQPSDTSGQRYRVELMVIDLLSARQARAAGGDAVNALAASGTVLDDRTVVRVGGAVANNCEGP